From a single Micromonospora carbonacea genomic region:
- a CDS encoding patatin-like phospholipase family protein yields the protein MVSGPVAFVLGGGGVLGAVEVGMLRALFRADVRPDLVLGTSIGAVNGALVAADPTEAVTDRLVRLWASPEASEVYGDSVARQLRRFAARTHLHSPRPLRRLLEAELGEETTFADLRVPFRCCAAHIERAAEHWFDAGPLVPAVLASASVPGLLPPTEIGGQHFIDGGIVNSIPIGAAVEAGAREVFVLQVGRIERELTPPRRPWEIAQVAFEIARRHRFSREMAALPDGVRVHVLPTGGPGPREDSPWAYRDMAAVGRRISRAYTASRRYLATHLDR from the coding sequence ATGGTCAGCGGTCCGGTGGCGTTCGTGCTCGGCGGCGGGGGAGTCCTCGGCGCGGTCGAGGTGGGCATGCTGCGCGCCCTGTTCCGCGCCGACGTCCGCCCGGACCTGGTGCTCGGCACCTCGATCGGGGCGGTCAACGGGGCGCTCGTCGCGGCCGATCCGACCGAGGCGGTCACCGACCGGCTGGTCCGGCTCTGGGCGTCCCCCGAGGCCAGCGAGGTGTACGGCGACTCCGTCGCCCGTCAGCTGCGCCGCTTCGCCGCCCGCACCCACCTGCACTCGCCCCGGCCGCTGCGCCGGCTGCTGGAGGCCGAGCTGGGCGAGGAGACCACCTTCGCCGACCTGCGGGTGCCGTTCCGCTGCTGCGCGGCGCACATCGAGCGGGCCGCCGAGCACTGGTTCGACGCGGGCCCGCTGGTGCCGGCGGTGCTCGCCTCCGCCTCCGTGCCGGGGCTGCTGCCGCCCACCGAGATCGGCGGGCAGCACTTCATCGACGGCGGGATCGTCAACTCCATCCCGATCGGCGCGGCGGTCGAGGCCGGGGCGCGGGAGGTCTTCGTGCTCCAGGTGGGCCGCATCGAGCGGGAGCTGACGCCGCCCCGGCGGCCCTGGGAGATCGCTCAGGTGGCGTTCGAGATCGCCCGCCGGCACCGGTTCTCCCGGGAGATGGCGGCGCTGCCCGACGGGGTGCGGGTGCACGTGCTGCCCACCGGGGGGCCGGGGCCGCGTGAGGACAGCCCGTGGGCGTACCGGGACATGGCGGCGGTGGGGCGGCGGATCAGCCGCGCGTACACGGCCTCCCGCCGCTACCTGGCCACCCACCTGGACCGCTGA
- a CDS encoding 1-acyl-sn-glycerol-3-phosphate acyltransferase: MPLPPRWVRRLLLAPGVVLLAVAVVTSLPVWAFAALALSPLVPGRLRPLRLLWIGCVYLVWDAAALLALFVLWVASGFGVWKRTPPFQRAHYVLAGHFLQVFFWQARWTLRLRIDVVGTDPDTALPGRPELVVCRHAGPGDSFILIHALVNWFHREPRIVLKESLQWDPAIDVLLNRLPNRFLAPASGRREPVTEQIGHLATGLDDDDAFVIFPEGGNFTPRRRLRAIARLRSRGLEQMALRAERMRHVLAPQPGGLLAALDAAPDAGVIFVAHTGLDRMLTVADVWRELPMDKRIIMRFWSVPPEEIPAGRQERVDWLFDWWSRIDEWIAAHHDGDVDDA; the protein is encoded by the coding sequence ATGCCGCTGCCGCCCCGATGGGTCCGCCGGTTGCTGCTGGCGCCCGGTGTGGTGCTGCTCGCCGTGGCCGTGGTGACCAGCCTGCCGGTCTGGGCGTTCGCCGCCCTGGCGCTGTCCCCGCTGGTCCCCGGCCGGCTGCGACCGCTGCGCCTGCTCTGGATCGGCTGTGTCTACCTGGTCTGGGACGCGGCGGCGCTGCTGGCCCTGTTCGTGCTCTGGGTGGCCTCCGGCTTCGGGGTGTGGAAGCGGACGCCGCCGTTCCAGCGGGCGCACTACGTGCTCGCCGGCCACTTCCTCCAGGTGTTCTTCTGGCAGGCCCGGTGGACGCTGCGGCTGCGCATCGACGTGGTCGGCACCGACCCCGACACGGCGCTGCCCGGCCGCCCGGAGCTGGTGGTCTGCCGGCACGCCGGGCCGGGCGACTCGTTCATCCTGATCCACGCTTTGGTCAACTGGTTCCACCGGGAGCCCCGGATCGTGCTCAAGGAGAGCCTCCAGTGGGACCCGGCGATCGACGTGCTGCTCAACCGGCTGCCCAACCGGTTCCTCGCCCCGGCCTCCGGCCGGCGTGAGCCGGTGACCGAGCAGATCGGCCACCTGGCGACCGGCCTCGACGACGACGACGCCTTCGTGATCTTCCCCGAGGGGGGCAACTTCACCCCGCGCCGCCGGCTGCGCGCCATCGCCCGGCTGCGGTCGCGCGGCCTGGAGCAGATGGCGCTGCGGGCGGAGCGGATGCGGCACGTGCTCGCCCCGCAGCCGGGCGGGCTGCTCGCCGCGCTGGACGCCGCCCCCGACGCCGGGGTGATCTTCGTGGCGCACACCGGCCTCGACCGGATGCTCACCGTCGCCGACGTGTGGCGCGAGCTGCCGATGGACAAGCGGATCATCATGCGGTTCTGGTCGGTGCCCCCGGAGGAGATCCCCGCCGGCCGCCAGGAGCGTGTTGACTGGCTGTTCGACTGGTGGTCACGCATCGACGAATGGATCGCGGCGCACCACGACGGGGACGTCGACGACGCGTAG
- the cutA gene encoding divalent-cation tolerance protein CutA, with the protein MEQISVVTTVVDSRSVADVLAAAAVAGRLAACAQVGGQVDSTYWWRSAVETTTEWSVLFKTAPDRVPALVDHIRLSHPYEVPEVLVTRVDSGNPDYTAWVHEQTRP; encoded by the coding sequence GTGGAGCAGATCAGCGTGGTGACGACCGTGGTGGACAGCCGCTCGGTCGCGGACGTGCTCGCGGCGGCCGCGGTCGCCGGTCGGCTGGCCGCCTGCGCGCAGGTGGGCGGCCAGGTGGACAGCACCTACTGGTGGCGGTCCGCGGTGGAGACGACCACCGAGTGGTCGGTGCTGTTCAAGACCGCCCCGGACCGGGTTCCGGCGCTGGTCGACCACATCCGCCTCAGCCATCCGTACGAAGTTCCGGAGGTCCTGGTGACCCGGGTGGACAGCGGCAACCCCGACTACACGGCCTGGGTGCACGAGCAGACCCGGCCCTGA
- a CDS encoding SCO7613 C-terminal domain-containing membrane protein, which yields MDTSGYPCPACGAPADLSVGCRRCGRAPDPTAAEVIRLDREIVVLSGQAEQARRAYLELVGSVRSAQARRADLAARVRAATPVGALRPAGPAAVPPPLVAPPLVAPPPVAPAPVPAAGPQVRLPGPASPVSGGQVRPPGPAVRLPGPVPAVPVGPMPPQRPVQVGGAETSTRTVQGLLFVLGGLLLGTAAVVFTAVAWATVGVAGRALILLAFTALALAVPPLAARRGLRGTAETFAAVGLLLVVLDGYAAWSVDLFGVAGWPGARYAALVGGVSAALAAGYGRLTRLTVPWFAALCTVQPVLPLLAGPAHPSAAGWTVVFVGVAALNLVVVAALRDRAPAPTPARAPAAAPVPPGSPAQPAAASTTAPVGGAPVGAGAAGGWAPAAGRVLAWLGYGGALLVAAGCALVPLAVGRAAGSPLLAGGPLLLVSLALLGAALVAGGRLFRAAAAGALVPVLGLALLRPVAELRPGLLTVATALVALALAGAVRALPGRVGAGPRAGALVVAAGAAQVGAVLAVVLGAVAVGRVLPPWSGVAAGPHLPWGWQVPVAVAAAALALAVLLPRVAWPVVGVAAVAFATLGVSGVGPVPWPAVPAAGLVVGAGLLLFAITRARPWWGVLAAAVAGAALVGHALLVGLASPAGEAALLGAVVPLGAAVAAVGRRAGGVRRGVAGAALAAALLAVPAAVAVALFAAGVPPWWQARAALAAVGLPLVALVAVRRRWPELTGYASVAFAVGSALVALAPLVARVDEPVALYAAVAVLLNVLAGPGTRPAGAPLVSGLGLLAVALSASAGVLARVLVAPYGEVAAPWSGAPTGGPVPGATPAGVALLVLTLAAALAGRAPGRATVDPAGGPPPRAAGPGDAALFALPFAAAATPVLHAAAGAPWPVVPAVLLGIGVAALLAAALARPRPLLVAVTVPVGLVATVAGLVGLLATRAGTLTGLGTLVVAAVVAAVAGRTGVARLAGALVAVGSATGFAVTAARAAGLPLRGASFAVLAVAVLVLAAAALPAADRLRGRVLDVAAQAVALLAVLLAVGSPRYAAAACVLWGAAVGLRLLRRGEPVGWRWAFAGVAGGSELLGAWLLLVAGGVVLLEAYTLPAAGLALAAGAVALRTRPGLNSWLALGPGLVAALLPSGVSVLFAPDPQPWRRLLLGAGALAVVLAGAARRWQAPVLLGGVTLVLLALHELARGWDLLPRWIFLAAGGLALIGLAATYERRRRDLARFRAAVGRMS from the coding sequence GTGGACACGAGTGGCTACCCCTGCCCGGCGTGCGGCGCCCCGGCCGACCTGAGTGTCGGCTGCCGGCGCTGTGGGCGGGCGCCCGACCCGACCGCCGCCGAGGTGATCCGGCTCGACCGGGAGATCGTCGTGCTCTCCGGGCAGGCGGAGCAGGCCCGGCGGGCGTACCTCGAACTGGTCGGGTCGGTGCGGTCGGCGCAGGCCCGCCGGGCGGACCTGGCGGCCCGGGTCCGCGCGGCGACCCCGGTCGGCGCCCTGCGCCCGGCCGGGCCGGCTGCCGTGCCGCCGCCCCTCGTCGCGCCGCCCCTCGTCGCGCCGCCCCCCGTCGCGCCGGCCCCCGTGCCGGCGGCCGGGCCGCAGGTGCGGCTGCCCGGCCCCGCGTCGCCGGTGTCCGGCGGACAGGTGCGGCCGCCGGGCCCGGCGGTGCGGCTGCCCGGCCCGGTGCCGGCCGTGCCGGTCGGCCCGATGCCGCCGCAGCGGCCGGTGCAGGTCGGCGGGGCGGAGACCTCCACCCGCACGGTGCAGGGGCTGCTCTTCGTGCTCGGCGGCCTGCTGCTCGGCACGGCGGCGGTGGTCTTCACGGCGGTCGCCTGGGCCACGGTGGGCGTCGCCGGCCGGGCGCTGATCCTGCTCGCGTTCACCGCGCTCGCCCTGGCCGTGCCGCCGCTCGCGGCGCGGCGCGGGCTGCGCGGCACGGCGGAGACGTTCGCCGCCGTGGGGCTGCTGCTGGTGGTGCTCGACGGGTACGCCGCCTGGTCGGTGGACCTGTTCGGGGTGGCCGGCTGGCCCGGTGCCCGCTACGCCGCGCTGGTCGGGGGGGTCAGCGCGGCGCTGGCGGCGGGCTACGGCCGGCTGACCCGGCTGACGGTGCCGTGGTTCGCGGCGCTGTGCACCGTGCAGCCGGTGCTGCCGCTGCTGGCCGGCCCGGCCCACCCGTCGGCCGCCGGCTGGACGGTGGTGTTCGTCGGCGTCGCGGCGCTGAACCTCGTCGTGGTCGCCGCCCTGCGCGACCGTGCCCCGGCCCCGACGCCGGCCCGCGCTCCGGCAGCGGCCCCGGTTCCGCCGGGGTCGCCGGCCCAGCCGGCAGCGGCGTCGACGACAGCGCCGGTCGGGGGAGCGCCGGTCGGGGCGGGTGCCGCCGGGGGGTGGGCCCCCGCCGCCGGCCGGGTGCTGGCCTGGCTCGGGTACGGCGGCGCGCTCCTCGTCGCGGCCGGCTGCGCGCTGGTGCCGCTCGCCGTGGGCCGGGCCGCCGGGTCGCCGCTGCTGGCCGGCGGGCCCCTGCTCCTGGTCAGCCTGGCCCTGCTCGGCGCGGCGCTGGTCGCCGGTGGCCGGTTGTTCCGGGCCGCCGCGGCCGGGGCGCTGGTCCCGGTGCTCGGCCTCGCGCTGCTGCGGCCGGTGGCGGAGCTGCGCCCGGGGCTGCTGACGGTGGCCACGGCGCTCGTCGCGCTGGCGCTGGCCGGGGCGGTCCGGGCGCTGCCCGGCCGGGTCGGTGCCGGGCCGAGGGCCGGGGCCCTGGTGGTCGCGGCCGGGGCGGCGCAGGTCGGTGCCGTGCTCGCCGTGGTGCTGGGCGCGGTCGCGGTGGGCCGGGTGCTGCCGCCCTGGTCGGGCGTTGCCGCCGGCCCGCACCTGCCCTGGGGGTGGCAGGTCCCGGTCGCCGTGGCGGCGGCGGCCCTCGCCCTGGCGGTGCTGCTGCCCCGGGTGGCGTGGCCGGTGGTCGGGGTGGCCGCCGTCGCGTTCGCCACCCTCGGCGTGTCGGGCGTCGGGCCGGTGCCGTGGCCGGCGGTGCCGGCTGCCGGCCTGGTCGTCGGCGCGGGGCTGCTGCTGTTCGCCATCACCCGGGCCCGGCCCTGGTGGGGCGTGCTGGCGGCGGCGGTCGCCGGCGCGGCGCTGGTCGGGCACGCGCTCCTGGTCGGCCTGGCCTCCCCGGCCGGGGAGGCGGCCCTGCTCGGCGCGGTCGTGCCGCTCGGGGCGGCCGTCGCCGCCGTGGGCCGGCGGGCCGGCGGCGTCCGGCGGGGCGTCGCGGGGGCCGCCCTGGCCGCCGCGCTGCTGGCGGTGCCGGCGGCGGTCGCCGTCGCGCTCTTCGCCGCCGGGGTGCCGCCCTGGTGGCAGGCGCGGGCCGCCCTCGCCGCCGTCGGGCTGCCGCTGGTCGCGCTGGTCGCCGTCCGCCGCCGGTGGCCCGAGCTGACCGGGTACGCCTCCGTCGCCTTCGCCGTCGGCTCCGCGCTGGTGGCGCTGGCCCCCCTGGTCGCCCGGGTCGACGAGCCGGTGGCGCTCTACGCCGCCGTGGCGGTCCTGCTGAACGTGCTCGCCGGGCCGGGCACCCGGCCGGCGGGAGCGCCGCTGGTCAGCGGCCTCGGGCTGCTCGCGGTGGCGCTGTCCGCCTCCGCCGGGGTGCTCGCGCGGGTGCTCGTCGCCCCGTACGGCGAGGTGGCCGCGCCGTGGTCCGGCGCGCCCACCGGCGGCCCGGTTCCGGGGGCCACCCCGGCCGGCGTGGCCCTGCTCGTGCTGACCCTGGCCGCCGCGCTGGCGGGCCGCGCGCCCGGCCGGGCGACGGTCGATCCGGCCGGCGGGCCGCCGCCCCGGGCGGCGGGGCCGGGCGACGCGGCACTGTTCGCGCTGCCGTTCGCCGCGGCGGCGACGCCGGTGCTGCACGCCGCCGCCGGTGCGCCGTGGCCGGTGGTGCCGGCGGTCCTGCTGGGGATCGGGGTGGCCGCCCTGCTGGCTGCCGCGCTGGCCCGGCCCCGGCCGCTGCTCGTCGCGGTCACCGTGCCGGTGGGGCTGGTGGCCACGGTGGCCGGGCTGGTCGGGCTGCTCGCCACCCGGGCCGGCACGCTCACCGGCCTCGGGACGCTGGTGGTCGCCGCCGTGGTGGCCGCCGTCGCGGGCCGCACGGGCGTGGCCCGGCTGGCCGGTGCCCTGGTGGCGGTCGGTTCGGCGACCGGGTTCGCGGTCACCGCCGCGCGGGCGGCGGGCCTGCCGCTGCGCGGGGCCTCCTTCGCCGTCCTGGCGGTGGCGGTGCTGGTCCTGGCCGCCGCCGCCCTGCCGGCCGCCGACCGGCTGCGGGGCCGGGTGCTCGACGTGGCCGCCCAGGCCGTCGCCCTGCTGGCGGTGCTGCTCGCCGTCGGGTCGCCCCGCTACGCCGCCGCGGCCTGCGTGCTCTGGGGGGCCGCCGTGGGGCTGCGGCTGCTGCGCCGGGGCGAGCCGGTCGGCTGGCGCTGGGCGTTCGCGGGCGTCGCCGGGGGCAGCGAACTGCTCGGCGCCTGGCTGCTGCTGGTCGCGGGCGGGGTGGTGCTGCTGGAGGCGTACACCCTGCCGGCGGCGGGCCTGGCCCTGGCGGCGGGCGCGGTGGCGCTGCGCACCCGGCCGGGCCTGAACAGCTGGCTCGCGCTCGGCCCGGGGCTGGTCGCCGCGCTGCTGCCCAGCGGGGTGTCGGTGCTGTTCGCGCCCGACCCGCAGCCCTGGCGGCGGCTGCTGCTCGGGGCCGGCGCGCTGGCCGTGGTGCTGGCCGGCGCGGCCCGCCGCTGGCAGGCCCCGGTGCTGCTCGGCGGGGTCACCCTCGTCCTGCTCGCGCTGCACGAGCTGGCCCGCGGCTGGGACCTGCTGCCCCGGTGGATCTTCCTGGCGGCCGGCGGGCTGGCGCTGATCGGCCTGGCCGCGACCTACGAGCGGCGTCGCCGCGACCTGGCCCGGTTCCGGGCGGCGGTGGGGCGGATGAGCTGA
- a CDS encoding fatty acid desaturase family protein: MLAATADPPARRGSDYARLSRRINEAGLLDRRPAGYAARIALTLAAFVAGWAVVPLVGDSWWQLLVAAALAVATTQVAFLGHDAGHRQMFRRRGPSEVAGLLAGNLAVGLSYGWWVDKHNRHHANPNHHDEDPDVGAGALVWSYEQAAATRGIGRRLARRQAWLFFPMLLLEGLALHVASVRALLGRAPDGRYATPVRHRAVEGLLLALHAAGYLGLLFAVLPPGKALAFVAVHQGLWGLYMGCAFAPNHKGMPMPRAGEELDFLRKQVLTSRNVRSGWFVDVALGGLNYQIEHHLFPNMPRGNLRRARPIVRAYCAEHGVPYVETGLVESYRQALAHLHEVGRPLRG; the protein is encoded by the coding sequence ATGCTTGCAGCGACAGCGGACCCGCCGGCCCGACGGGGCAGCGACTATGCACGACTGTCCAGACGGATCAACGAGGCGGGCCTGCTCGACCGCCGGCCCGCCGGGTACGCCGCCCGGATCGCCCTGACGCTGGCGGCCTTCGTCGCCGGCTGGGCGGTGGTGCCGCTGGTCGGCGACTCCTGGTGGCAACTGCTGGTGGCGGCCGCCCTGGCCGTGGCGACCACCCAGGTGGCGTTCCTCGGGCACGACGCCGGCCACCGGCAGATGTTCCGCCGCCGGGGCCCGAGCGAGGTGGCCGGGCTGCTCGCCGGCAACCTCGCGGTCGGCCTCAGCTACGGCTGGTGGGTCGACAAGCACAACCGGCACCACGCCAACCCCAACCACCACGACGAGGACCCGGACGTCGGGGCCGGGGCGCTGGTCTGGTCGTACGAGCAGGCCGCCGCGACCCGGGGGATCGGCCGGCGGCTGGCCCGGCGGCAGGCGTGGCTGTTCTTCCCGATGCTGCTGTTGGAGGGGTTGGCCCTGCACGTGGCGAGCGTGCGGGCGCTGCTCGGCCGCGCCCCCGACGGCCGGTACGCCACCCCGGTGCGGCACCGGGCCGTCGAGGGGCTGCTGCTCGCACTGCACGCGGCCGGCTATCTCGGCCTGCTGTTCGCGGTGCTGCCGCCGGGGAAGGCGCTGGCGTTCGTCGCCGTGCACCAGGGGCTGTGGGGGCTCTACATGGGGTGCGCGTTCGCCCCGAACCACAAGGGCATGCCGATGCCGAGGGCCGGCGAGGAGCTGGACTTCCTGCGCAAGCAGGTGCTCACCTCGCGCAACGTGCGGAGCGGCTGGTTCGTCGACGTCGCGCTGGGCGGGCTCAACTATCAGATCGAGCACCACCTCTTCCCCAACATGCCCCGGGGCAACCTGCGCCGGGCCCGGCCGATCGTGCGGGCGTACTGCGCCGAGCACGGGGTGCCGTACGTCGAGACCGGACTGGTCGAGTCGTACCGGCAGGCGCTGGCCCACCTGCACGAGGTGGGCCGCCCGCTGCGGGGTTGA
- a CDS encoding 4a-hydroxytetrahydrobiopterin dehydratase, with amino-acid sequence MADVLTAEAVRDGLGGLAGWTGDPTGIGRTVELASFPAAVAVVDRVAEVAEELDHHPDIDIRWRTLTFRCVTHSAGGVTHRDLELARRIDDIVRSAR; translated from the coding sequence ATGGCAGACGTGCTCACCGCGGAGGCGGTGCGAGACGGGCTGGGCGGGCTGGCCGGCTGGACGGGGGATCCCACCGGGATCGGTCGCACCGTCGAGCTGGCGAGCTTCCCGGCGGCCGTCGCGGTGGTCGACCGGGTCGCCGAGGTGGCCGAGGAGCTCGACCATCATCCCGACATCGACATCCGGTGGCGGACCCTCACCTTCCGCTGCGTCACCCACTCGGCCGGCGGGGTGACCCACCGGGACCTGGAGCTGGCGCGGCGCATCGACGACATCGTCCGGAGTGCCCGATGA